The Pirellulimonas nuda genome includes a region encoding these proteins:
- a CDS encoding ion transporter translates to MNRIRARIAAVVDDPTTRIGFAFAITIQLLIIASLVTFAVDTLPDLPPRTRDYLELFEVVTVGVFSLEYLLRIFASPGPIRFICSFFGLMDLLAILPFYLTASLDLRAARSFRLLRLFRIFKLARYSAAVRRFHRAFLIAKEELVLFLMVALILLYLSAVGIYYCENEAQPEKFCSVFHSLWWSVATLTTVGYGDIYPVTVAGKAFTFLVLLVGLGVVSVPAGLVASALAKAREMESVERK, encoded by the coding sequence GTGAATCGCATTCGCGCCAGAATCGCCGCTGTCGTCGATGACCCAACGACTCGTATCGGCTTCGCGTTTGCGATCACGATACAGTTGTTGATTATCGCGTCATTGGTGACCTTCGCTGTAGACACGCTACCCGACCTGCCTCCACGAACGCGTGACTACCTCGAACTATTTGAGGTAGTCACCGTCGGCGTATTTTCGTTGGAGTACCTACTGAGAATCTTCGCTTCCCCGGGGCCGATTCGGTTCATCTGTAGTTTCTTCGGCTTGATGGACTTGCTGGCGATCCTGCCCTTCTATCTTACAGCTTCGCTCGACCTGCGTGCGGCTCGGTCGTTCCGGCTGCTGCGTCTCTTCCGTATCTTCAAACTCGCACGCTACAGCGCAGCGGTTCGGCGGTTTCATCGCGCCTTTCTGATCGCGAAGGAAGAGCTTGTCCTTTTCTTGATGGTTGCGCTGATCCTGCTCTATCTCTCAGCAGTCGGGATCTACTACTGCGAGAATGAGGCGCAGCCCGAAAAGTTTTGCTCAGTATTCCACAGCCTATGGTGGTCCGTCGCGACGCTCACGACGGTTGGATACGGAGACATCTATCCGGTAACCGTCGCAGGCAAGGCGTTTACCTTTCTTGTGCTGCTCGTGGGGCTGGGCGTCGTGTCGGTGCCAGCCGGGCTCGTGGCGTCTGCGCTCGCAAAGGCGCGAGAAATGGAGTCCGTCGAACGCAAGTGA
- a CDS encoding GIY-YIG nuclease family protein has product MLAAFWVYVLISETTGKRYVGQTDDLERRVAEHNDPAHNPRKFTTRNSGPWVLIHSESFPTRALAMQREKWLKSGVGREWLDRSVGRAGPPRAD; this is encoded by the coding sequence TTGCTTGCGGCTTTTTGGGTCTACGTTCTCATCAGTGAGACAACTGGCAAGCGTTACGTCGGCCAGACCGACGATCTAGAGCGGCGGGTCGCCGAGCACAACGATCCGGCTCACAACCCACGCAAGTTCACGACGCGGAACTCTGGCCCGTGGGTGCTAATCCACTCGGAGTCGTTTCCGACTCGAGCCCTCGCAATGCAGCGGGAGAAGTGGCTGAAGTCCGGCGTCGGCCGCGAATGGCTTGACCGCTCAGTTGGTAGAGCAGGTCCGCCGCGGGCGGATTAA
- a CDS encoding DUF4254 domain-containing protein has translation MLLDSRTIIQQVSDLHATTVERWHHQPLNNPYTGLLAVVCQQHQFNFQLWHQEDLARCPEATDQKIAEVKRAIDGFNQQRNDYIERTDETLVEMLASAGVLPSGDATLNTETPGSAIDRLSIMALRVYHLEEELERPEVDDAHRQRVTEKLRRCRIQRADLSGSLEELLSDVFTGRKLLRVYRQMKMYNDPTLNPAVYGTKRAG, from the coding sequence AACCACCGTGGAGCGTTGGCATCACCAGCCGCTCAACAATCCCTACACGGGCCTGTTGGCGGTTGTGTGCCAACAGCACCAGTTCAACTTCCAGCTTTGGCACCAAGAAGACCTGGCCCGCTGCCCGGAGGCCACCGATCAGAAGATCGCTGAGGTGAAGCGGGCGATCGACGGGTTCAACCAGCAGAGGAACGACTACATCGAGCGAACGGACGAGACGCTGGTCGAGATGCTCGCCAGCGCCGGCGTGTTGCCCTCGGGCGACGCGACGCTGAACACGGAGACCCCTGGCAGCGCCATCGACCGGCTCTCGATCATGGCCCTGCGGGTGTACCACCTAGAAGAAGAGCTCGAACGCCCCGAAGTGGACGACGCCCACCGCCAGCGGGTTACCGAAAAGCTGCGCCGTTGTCGGATCCAGAGGGCCGACCTGTCGGGTTCGCTCGAAGAGCTGCTCTCCGATGTCTTCACCGGGCGGAAGCTGCTGCGGGTCTATCGCCAAATGAAGATGTACAACGATCCCACCTTGAACCCGGCGGTTTACGGGACGAAGCGGGCGGGGTAG